A genomic region of bacterium contains the following coding sequences:
- a CDS encoding helix-turn-helix domain-containing protein, whose translation MEQNLLSKGIDVLEVLKEAEGYLSFIELQRKLKIPRTTLYRILKTFISRNFIIYEDKKYKLGYGFLTFTKKILSEIPLREITT comes from the coding sequence ATGGAACAAAATTTACTTTCAAAAGGAATAGATGTTCTTGAAGTGTTGAAAGAGGCAGAAGGTTATTTATCATTTATAGAATTACAGAGAAAACTTAAAATTCCCAGAACAACCCTTTACAGAATTTTAAAAACTTTCATAAGCAGAAATTTTATAATTTATGAGGATAAAAAATACAAACTTGGTTATGGATTTTTAACTTTTACAAAAAAAATTTTATCTGAAATTCCTTTAAGAGAAATAACAACT
- a CDS encoding uroporphyrinogen decarboxylase family protein — MTSKERVKRLIERKDIDKIPLGFYVVDYDIIERVIGRPTYVRNKVKSQIALWEGKRNEVCESYKKDTVEFFKKIDCVDILTFKEAGILPTENYNPPKIEKIDENTLKDENGRIYRISESTNEISCIYNPDKNKIDIDTYTPDMFKFSESDLKEPDQSIFQAPDYLIENFRDEKFIAGTSGGITAFTLIGGMETGLMLYALKPEVIKAVNERNVKIQNFLDKFYIRKGQDGVLLEQDMAGTKGPFISPDIFSKVCFPFLKKRVENIKKYVPYVFLHNCGNNIPLMEMFIEAGIDVYQSLQTNAGMDIEYLTKRFGDRIIFWGGISTEILISGTMEDVRKNIRDLIEKFKKKNLRFIIGPSHSIAYGVKYDNFMTLIEEYEKNAYL, encoded by the coding sequence ATGACATCAAAAGAAAGAGTTAAAAGATTAATAGAAAGAAAGGATATAGATAAAATTCCACTTGGTTTTTATGTTGTTGACTATGATATTATTGAAAGAGTTATTGGAAGGCCAACATATGTAAGGAATAAAGTAAAATCACAGATTGCACTTTGGGAAGGAAAGAGAAATGAAGTTTGTGAAAGTTATAAAAAAGATACAGTTGAGTTTTTTAAAAAAATAGATTGTGTTGATATATTGACATTTAAAGAAGCAGGTATTTTGCCTACTGAAAATTACAATCCTCCAAAAATAGAAAAAATAGATGAAAACACATTGAAAGATGAAAATGGAAGAATTTATAGAATTTCTGAATCAACAAATGAGATTTCATGTATTTATAATCCTGATAAAAATAAAATAGATATAGATACATACACACCTGATATGTTCAAATTTTCTGAATCTGACCTTAAAGAACCAGACCAGTCAATTTTTCAGGCACCTGATTATCTGATTGAAAATTTTAGGGATGAAAAATTTATTGCAGGAACTTCAGGAGGTATAACTGCTTTTACACTTATAGGAGGAATGGAAACAGGATTGATGTTATATGCTTTAAAACCAGAAGTTATAAAAGCAGTAAATGAAAGAAATGTAAAAATACAGAATTTTCTTGATAAATTTTACATAAGAAAGGGACAGGATGGAGTTTTACTTGAACAGGATATGGCAGGAACAAAGGGACCTTTTATTTCTCCTGATATTTTTAGTAAGGTATGTTTTCCATTTTTAAAGAAAAGGGTTGAAAATATAAAAAAGTATGTACCATATGTTTTTCTTCATAACTGCGGTAATAATATTCCTTTGATGGAAATGTTTATTGAAGCGGGAATTGATGTTTATCAATCATTACAGACAAATGCTGGTATGGATATAGAATATTTAACAAAAAGATTTGGAGATAGAATTATTTTTTGGGGTGGTATTTCAACAGAAATTCTTATAAGCGGGACAATGGAGGATGTCAGGAAAAATATAAGAGACCTTATTGAAAAGTTTAAAAAGAAGAATTTAAGATTTATAATTGGACCAAGCCATTCAATTGCCTATGGTGTAAAATATGATAATTTTATGACCTTAATTGAAGAATACGAAAAAAATGCTTATCTTTAA